Proteins encoded in a region of the Podarcis muralis chromosome 4, rPodMur119.hap1.1, whole genome shotgun sequence genome:
- the KCTD14 gene encoding BTB/POZ domain-containing protein KCTD14 isoform X2, with amino-acid sequence MSISSEPISLRKQIGSNLQTSQIIELNVGGEIFTTTLSTLKKHPGSKLAEMFASGQTKPRTDPEGRYFIDRPGTYFKYILEYLRSNQVPTNCVQEVYKEALFYDIEPLVKQLEDSPQIFGELVARKQFLARVPSYNENIELMIRIARAEAVAARQSSVMVCVMKTDEDVVKCHDTLNGLDSYKKSVVKFGPWKASPGISDLLDCIKIDVEAKGYKISLQGYVPEKGFRFKSNDYFYKFLFTWW; translated from the exons ATGAGCATTTCATCAGAACCGATTTCCCTCCGGAAACAAATTGGGAGCAACCTGCAAACG TCTCAAATCATAGAGCTCAATGTTGGCGGGGAGATATTCACCACCACCCTAAGCACCTTGAAGAAGCACCCGGGTTCCAAGCTGGCTGAGATGTTTGCCAGTGGGCAGACCAAGCCCCGCACAGACCCCGAGGGAAGATATTTCATAGACCGGCCCGGGACTTACTTCAAGTACATCTTGGAATACCTGCGCAGCAACCAGGTGCCCACGAACTGCGTCCAGGAGGTGTACAAGGAAGCCCTCTTTTACGACATCGAGCCTTTGGTCAAGCAGCTGGAGGACTCTCCCCAGATCTTTGGGGAGCTGGTGGCCAGGAAACAGTTCCTTGCCCGCGTGCCCAGCTACAACGAGAACATCGAGCTGATGATCCGCATCGCGAGGGCAGAAGCGGTGGCGGCCCGGCAGTCCAGCGTCATGGTGTGCGTGATGAAGACCGATGAGGATGTCGTCAAGTGCCATGACACCCTCAACGGCTTGGACTCCTACAAGAAATCGGTGGTCAAGTTTGGACCCTGGAAAGCCTCTCCGGGCATTTCTGACCTACTCGACTGCATCAAGATTGACGTGGAGGCCAAAGGGTACAAGATCTCTCTCCAGGGCTACGTTCCGGAAAAGGGTTTCCGCTTCAAATCCAATGACTACTTCTACAAATTTCTCTTCACTTGGTGGTAG
- the KCTD14 gene encoding BTB/POZ domain-containing protein KCTD14 isoform X1 translates to MSISSEPISLRKQIGSNLQTQSQIIELNVGGEIFTTTLSTLKKHPGSKLAEMFASGQTKPRTDPEGRYFIDRPGTYFKYILEYLRSNQVPTNCVQEVYKEALFYDIEPLVKQLEDSPQIFGELVARKQFLARVPSYNENIELMIRIARAEAVAARQSSVMVCVMKTDEDVVKCHDTLNGLDSYKKSVVKFGPWKASPGISDLLDCIKIDVEAKGYKISLQGYVPEKGFRFKSNDYFYKFLFTWW, encoded by the exons ATGAGCATTTCATCAGAACCGATTTCCCTCCGGAAACAAATTGGGAGCAACCTGCAAACG CAGTCTCAAATCATAGAGCTCAATGTTGGCGGGGAGATATTCACCACCACCCTAAGCACCTTGAAGAAGCACCCGGGTTCCAAGCTGGCTGAGATGTTTGCCAGTGGGCAGACCAAGCCCCGCACAGACCCCGAGGGAAGATATTTCATAGACCGGCCCGGGACTTACTTCAAGTACATCTTGGAATACCTGCGCAGCAACCAGGTGCCCACGAACTGCGTCCAGGAGGTGTACAAGGAAGCCCTCTTTTACGACATCGAGCCTTTGGTCAAGCAGCTGGAGGACTCTCCCCAGATCTTTGGGGAGCTGGTGGCCAGGAAACAGTTCCTTGCCCGCGTGCCCAGCTACAACGAGAACATCGAGCTGATGATCCGCATCGCGAGGGCAGAAGCGGTGGCGGCCCGGCAGTCCAGCGTCATGGTGTGCGTGATGAAGACCGATGAGGATGTCGTCAAGTGCCATGACACCCTCAACGGCTTGGACTCCTACAAGAAATCGGTGGTCAAGTTTGGACCCTGGAAAGCCTCTCCGGGCATTTCTGACCTACTCGACTGCATCAAGATTGACGTGGAGGCCAAAGGGTACAAGATCTCTCTCCAGGGCTACGTTCCGGAAAAGGGTTTCCGCTTCAAATCCAATGACTACTTCTACAAATTTCTCTTCACTTGGTGGTAG
- the LOC114595288 gene encoding thyroid hormone-inducible hepatic protein, with product MEDYFSAVRKMEQTVMFPSVLQGVPLEWQDNTPEADSGGKDLYDYYTLLKSIKLVVEGGLLPLSNQNPDVASRLKEQEEKEKQNPEGYFYYHVSSLYRVLAQLTRRANAVTSKYNEIMGQINQGEIHLC from the coding sequence ATGGAAGATTACTTCTCTGCAGTCCGCAAGATGGAGCAAACGGTGATGTTCCCCAGCGTTCTCCAGGGCGTCCCCTTGGAATGGCAGGACAACACGCCTGAGGCTGACTCGGGCGGCAAAGATCTGTATGATTATTACACGCTGCTGAAATCCATCAAGCTGGTGGTGGAAGGTGGCCTGTTGCCTCTCAGTAACCAGAACCCTGATGTCGCCAGCCGTCTGAAAgaacaggaagagaaagagaagcagaacCCTGAAGGCTATTTCTATTACCACGTGTCCAGCTTGTATCGTGTCCTCGCACAGCTGACAAGGAGAGCCAATGCCGTCACCTCCAAATACAATGAAATTATGGGGCAGATTAACCAGGGCGAAATTCATCTCTGCTGA